One window of Gloeothece citriformis PCC 7424 genomic DNA carries:
- a CDS encoding TIGR02587 family membrane protein, with amino-acid sequence MVQQAWKREIKDIICGISGGFLFGIPLMYTMEVWWIGSYTKPPLMLGVLGVTFVINFLLNRTDGFRQRRPDDSLQAAMDSTEALAIGIVCATCMLILLREIGGETPLDEALGKIVFEAVPFSIGVALARTMLTAQENGENGGSNTGNLPEFPSKRERKKYRYQATLADIGATLVGALLIAFNIAPTDEIPMLASAVNAPDLLAVMGTSLIISYMIVFVAGFTTQKERLQQQGIFQHPLVETSVCYLLSLIAAAFMLWFFHRISLSDSWTSWLQDIILLGLPATIGGAAGRLAI; translated from the coding sequence ATGGTGCAACAAGCTTGGAAAAGAGAAATTAAAGACATTATTTGTGGGATCTCAGGGGGGTTTTTATTTGGAATTCCCTTAATGTATACAATGGAAGTTTGGTGGATTGGTTCTTATACAAAACCGCCTTTAATGTTAGGCGTATTAGGGGTTACTTTTGTTATTAATTTTTTATTAAATCGAACGGATGGCTTTCGTCAGCGTCGGCCAGATGACTCTCTGCAAGCGGCCATGGATAGCACCGAAGCATTAGCTATCGGCATTGTTTGTGCCACCTGTATGCTAATTTTGTTACGAGAAATTGGGGGGGAAACTCCTTTAGATGAAGCCTTAGGAAAAATTGTTTTTGAAGCTGTTCCCTTTTCTATTGGAGTAGCCTTAGCAAGAACGATGTTGACTGCACAAGAAAATGGGGAAAATGGAGGGTCTAATACCGGAAATCTGCCAGAATTTCCTTCAAAACGAGAGCGAAAAAAATATCGCTATCAAGCCACCTTAGCGGATATTGGTGCAACTTTAGTGGGAGCATTATTAATTGCATTTAATATTGCACCAACAGACGAAATACCAATGTTAGCATCAGCCGTGAATGCGCCAGACTTATTGGCAGTCATGGGGACTTCTCTAATTATTTCTTATATGATTGTGTTTGTAGCCGGATTTACGACTCAAAAAGAGCGTTTACAACAACAAGGAATATTTCAACATCCTTTAGTAGAAACCTCTGTCTGTTATTTACTCTCGTTAATTGCCGCCGCTTTTATGCTCTGGTTTTTTCATCGAATTAGCCTCAGTGATTCCTGGACATCGTGGCTACAAGATATCATTTTACTCGGTCTGCCAGCAACGATTGGAGGAGCAGCAGGACGTTTAGCAATATGA
- a CDS encoding TIGR02588 family protein, whose amino-acid sequence MNKKADTYPSKKSKFRHHLPAEWVTFSVACLIVMILVGLVLYTWITQEDKPPILSVSSPQSIREVQGQYYVPFTVKNTGGGTAESVQVTGELILDERIEESGEQQIDFLSGGETKEGAFIFSHNPQKGKLVLRVASYKLP is encoded by the coding sequence ATGAATAAAAAAGCGGATACTTATCCCTCAAAAAAATCTAAATTTCGGCATCATTTGCCAGCAGAATGGGTGACATTTTCCGTCGCTTGTTTAATTGTCATGATTTTAGTAGGATTAGTTTTATATACTTGGATCACTCAAGAAGATAAACCCCCGATTCTCTCCGTTTCTTCTCCTCAGAGCATTCGAGAGGTACAAGGACAATATTATGTTCCTTTTACTGTCAAAAATACCGGGGGAGGAACAGCCGAATCTGTACAGGTAACGGGAGAATTGATTCTAGATGAGCGCATAGAAGAATCAGGAGAACAGCAGATCGATTTTCTTTCTGGGGGTGAAACAAAAGAAGGGGCTTTTATTTTTAGCCATAATCCTCAAAAGGGAAAATTAGTCTTAAGGGTTGCTAGTTATAAATTACCTTGA
- a CDS encoding ATP-dependent Clp protease proteolytic subunit, whose translation MSSQIKAVQTAYYGDANFRTPPPDLESLLLKERIVYLGMPLFSSDEIKQQVGIDVTQLIIAQLLYLQFDDPDKPIYFYINSTGTSWYTGDAIGFETEAFAICDTINYIKPPVHTICIGQAMGTAAMILSAGTKGCRASLPHATIVLNQNRTGAQGQATDIQIRAKEVLANKRTMLEIFAKNTGQTVEKLAKDLDRTFYMTPEQAKEYGLIDRVLESRKELPKPLTSVG comes from the coding sequence ATGAGTTCACAAATCAAAGCAGTTCAAACTGCATATTATGGGGACGCAAACTTTAGAACTCCACCCCCGGATTTAGAATCCCTTTTGCTCAAAGAGCGGATTGTCTATCTGGGAATGCCTCTATTTTCTTCCGACGAAATCAAACAACAAGTCGGCATTGACGTTACCCAATTAATTATCGCTCAACTTCTGTATCTTCAATTTGACGATCCCGATAAGCCGATTTATTTTTATATCAACTCTACCGGTACCTCTTGGTATACTGGAGATGCGATCGGCTTTGAGACAGAAGCGTTTGCGATTTGCGATACCATCAACTATATTAAACCTCCGGTTCATACGATCTGCATTGGTCAAGCGATGGGAACAGCCGCGATGATTCTCTCAGCCGGAACGAAAGGCTGTCGGGCGAGTCTTCCCCATGCGACAATTGTCCTCAATCAAAACCGTACAGGAGCGCAAGGCCAAGCTACAGATATACAAATCCGAGCTAAAGAAGTTCTAGCTAATAAACGCACCATGCTAGAAATTTTTGCCAAAAATACAGGTCAAACTGTCGAAAAATTGGCCAAAGATTTGGATCGGACTTTTTATATGACTCCTGAACAAGCCAAAGAATATGGCTTAATTGACAGGGTTTTAGAAAGTCGTAAAGAATTACCCAAACCCTTAACCAGTGTCGGTTAA
- a CDS encoding ATP-dependent Clp protease proteolytic subunit — MPIGVPSVPFRLPGSQYERWIDIYTRLSQERIIFLGQEVTDGLANRIVAFLLYLDSEDPNKPIYLYINSPGGSVTAGMAIYDTMQYIKSEVVTICVGLAASMGSFLLAAGTPGKRLALPHSRIMIHQPMGGTGRRQATDIEIEAKEILRIRQQLNQMLAERTGKTLEQIEKDTDRDYFMSPYEAQEYGLIDKVIEERAA; from the coding sequence ATGCCTATTGGTGTTCCTAGTGTTCCTTTTCGTCTTCCCGGTAGTCAGTATGAGCGCTGGATTGATATCTATACCCGTCTGAGTCAAGAAAGAATTATTTTTCTCGGACAAGAAGTCACTGACGGACTGGCTAACCGGATCGTCGCGTTTTTACTCTACCTCGATTCAGAAGACCCCAATAAACCGATTTATCTGTATATCAACTCTCCTGGTGGGTCTGTCACCGCAGGGATGGCGATTTACGATACCATGCAGTATATCAAGTCCGAAGTGGTGACGATTTGCGTCGGATTAGCCGCTTCTATGGGTTCTTTCTTATTAGCCGCCGGAACCCCTGGTAAACGGTTAGCCCTGCCCCATTCTCGGATCATGATTCACCAACCGATGGGAGGAACTGGCCGCAGACAAGCGACGGATATTGAAATCGAGGCTAAAGAAATTTTGCGGATTCGTCAGCAACTTAATCAAATGTTAGCCGAGCGCACCGGAAAAACTCTTGAGCAGATCGAAAAAGATACCGATCGGGACTATTTTATGTCGCCCTATGAAGCTCAAGAATATGGCTTAATTGACAAAGTCATCGAAGAACGGGCGGCTTAA